One Skermanella sp. TT6 genomic window, TATTCCAGCGCCGCGCCCAGCCCGATCACCTCGACGATGGCCGGCGTTCCGGCCTCGAAACGATGCGGGATGCCCTTGAAGGTCGTTTCCTCGAAGGTGACGCGGGCGATCATGTCGCCGCCGCCCTGGTAGGGCGGCATGGCTTCCAGGATCTCGGCCTTGCCGTAGAGCACGCCGATGCCGGTCGGGCCGTACAGCTTGTGGCCGGAGAAGACGTAGAAGTCGGCGTCCAGGTCCTGCACGTCCACGCCCAGGTGGGTGACGCCCTGGCAGCCGTCGACCAGCACCGGGATGCCCTTGGCGTGGGCGATCCGGACGATGTCCTTGACCGGGTTGATGGTGCCGAGCGCGTTGGACATGTGGCTGATCGCGACCAGCTTGGTCTTCGGCCCCAGCAGCTTCTCGTACTCGTCCATCAGCAGGGTGCCGGACTCGTCGATCGGCACGATCTTCAGGACGATGCCCTTCTCGGTCCGGAGCATCTGCCACGGCACGATGTTGGCGTGATGTTCCATCTGCGAAATGACGACCTCGTCGCCTTCCCGCAGGTTGGTCCGCCCCCAGCTCGACGCCACCAGGTTGATCGCCTCGGTGGCGCTGCGGGTGAAGACCACCTCGCGGTCCTCGCGGGCGTTGATGAAGCGCTGCACGGTCTTCCGGGCCGCCTCGAACCGCGTGGTCGCGGTGGCGCTCAGCCAGTGGACGCCCCGATGCACGTTGGAGTATTCCTCCGTCATGCAGGAAACCATGGCGTCGATCACCCGGCGCGGTTTCTGGGCGCTGGCGGCACTGTCCAGATAGACCAGCGGCTTGTCGTAGATGGTGCGCGACAGGATGGGGAAGTCCTTGCGGACCTCCTCCACATCGTATCCCGTCGCCGTTCCGCTATCGAAACCCTGCCGCACCTTGGCGATCTCGTTCATGTCGATTCCTGATCCCTGGAAGCTTCAGACGCGCTGGGTCTTCAGCCAGCCGGTAACCATGCCCTGGAATGCCTCGCGCACCGTGTCGATCCGGACCTCCTCGATCGCGTCCGCCAGGAAGGCGGAGATCAGCAGGTTCCGGGCACTCTCCAGGTCGATGCCGCGGGCACGCAGATAGAACAGCTGGTCGTCGTCCAGTTCGCCGGCGGTGGCGCCGTGGCTGCATTTCACGTCGTCGGCGTAGATCTCCAGCTCTGGCTTGCTGTCGATCTCGGCCGTGTCGGACAGCAGCAGCGCCCGGTTCAGCTGGTAACCGTCGGTCTTCTGCGCGTCCGGGCGCACGATGATCTTGCCCTGGAACACCGCCTTGGCATTGCCGTCGATGACGCCCTTGTAGACTTCGCGGCTGGTGCAGTGGGGCTGGGCGTGGTCGATCACCGTGGTCGTGTCGCAGTGCTGCCGACCGTTCACCATGTAGGAACCCGACAGCCGGCATTCGACGCCCGTGCCGTTCAACACAGGCTTGATTTCATTGCGTGACAGACGGCCGCCCATGGTCAGCACGAAATTGTCGTAGCTGGCGTCCT contains:
- a CDS encoding cysteine desulfurase codes for the protein MNEIAKVRQGFDSGTATGYDVEEVRKDFPILSRTIYDKPLVYLDSAASAQKPRRVIDAMVSCMTEEYSNVHRGVHWLSATATTRFEAARKTVQRFINAREDREVVFTRSATEAINLVASSWGRTNLREGDEVVISQMEHHANIVPWQMLRTEKGIVLKIVPIDESGTLLMDEYEKLLGPKTKLVAISHMSNALGTINPVKDIVRIAHAKGIPVLVDGCQGVTHLGVDVQDLDADFYVFSGHKLYGPTGIGVLYGKAEILEAMPPYQGGGDMIARVTFEETTFKGIPHRFEAGTPAIVEVIGLGAALEYLMELGLDRIAAHERDLLAYATAQLTEIPGLRIYGTSPNKASILSFTLGDAHPHDIGTIVDRAGVAVRAGHHCAQPLMDFYNVPATARASFALYNTFDEVDALAASLRRVQEIFG